In one window of Helianthus annuus cultivar XRQ/B chromosome 17, HanXRQr2.0-SUNRISE, whole genome shotgun sequence DNA:
- the LOC118488805 gene encoding cysteine-rich repeat secretory protein 55-like, translated as MDDVLYSLTGTNNGFGFYNSTSEQPKAAAICRGDIEPERCQRCVDDATHRLRQVCPNKMEAKGWYDTCFLWYSNRIIGGGVGYYFYNGNNVSDSSFDQWNQTEVDLLGELRSEAAGGVQLRK; from the coding sequence ATGGACGACGTACTATATTCGTTAACAGGAACAAATAACGGCTTCGGGTTTTACAATTCGACGTCTGAACAACCTAAAGCAGCCGCCATTTGTCGTGGAGACATCGAGCCAGAAAGATGCCAAAGATGTGTTGACGATGCTACTCATCGGCTGCGACAAGTTTGTCCAAATAAAATGGAGGCTAAGGGATGGTACGACACATGTTTCTTATGGTATTCGAATAGAATTATAGGTGGTGGAGTTGGTTATTATTTTTACAACGGGAACAATGTTTCAGATTCAAGCTTTGATCAGTGGAATCAAACAGAGGTTGATTTGCTCGGTGAGTTGCGGTCAGAGGCTGCGGGTGGTGTGCAGCTCCGAAAATGA